Genomic segment of Murdochiella vaginalis:
TTCCGCAGGCGAGTGACTCGTCTGTGGAAATCTCTGCGCGAAGCTTAACGGCCAAACAGGCACACGCATGGACCGAAGTGTATTTGAACGCCATGGGCTGGGTTCCGGTTGAAGCGACACCGTCCTCGCACGTGGCGGACATCAGCGGTTTAAATCAAGACAGCGCGCAAAATCCGCAACCGGACTTTATTCCACCTACGGATTTGGATGTGATGAGCCCACAGGAATCGTCTTCGGAAACAAATTCGGAATCTTCTTCCGTAAGCGATTCTTCCTCCGAAAATTCATCGGAAAATGCTTCTTCCTCCGACGCGGCCGCAAATTCGTCTTCTTCCACCGAAAATCCGTCATCAACGGAGCCGCCGGAGCAATCTTCGAAAGGATCCGACAATGCGGACGCATCAGAATCGCCTACAAGCGACGAAAACACCAAAACAGGTATAATCCTATGCCTTGCACTACTTTTTGCCGTATGCGCCGTTCTCGTAGCAATACGAGCATTTGGCCGGTATCAGGCGTGGAAACAACGTATGAATGACGAAAAATTGGCTTTAGCGGGCCAAAATGCGCGGGAACGCTTTCGGGTTGTCTGGCATCACATTGATCGACTCGCAGGACAAAATGAAATTGTGCTGGAGCCCAGTGATACGTTGCGCGATTTAATCTATGCGCTCGGGAAATTGGCTACAAAGGCACCAATGAATGAAACGCAGTGGATTGCGGCGCTGGAAGCAATTCGTTATGGACAGAAAGAACCGAGTGAAGACGTTCTTATCACATTGCATTCGGCGTATGTCATGCTGACCATGAAGTATAAAGAGAATACAACGAAATGGAAATGGTTTATCCGTGATGTCTGGTCCATTAAAGGAAAGCCTTGGAACTAATCGCCCGCCCTCATTTGTCACAAAATATTGATTTTGTGACATAAATTAAGCGACGAAATATGGCTATGATAAACAATGAAAGAGCCCGGCGATTCACGCCGGGCCCCCCTCTTTAGTAATTCGTATCGGTTTTCTTTTATGCATCTGCGACAATCGATCGTTGTATCTCACACAGAAACCGATTCGGGTTTCGTTCAAGCTTACTTCAATGTCGCGAACATGACCGCTTTAATGGTGTGCATGCGGTTTTCCGCCTGATCAAACACCTTGGAGTGTTTGCCCAAGAAGACTTCATCATTGACTTCCATGCCGTCGAGATCAAAGTCTTTGCCGAACTTCTTGTTGACATCTTCGCCAATGGTGGTCTTCAGGTCATGGAAGGACGGCAGGCAGTGCAGGAAGATGACATCTTCGGAAGCATTGTCAATAACCTTCTGGTTGACCTTGTAGGGATAGAGCTGATGAATACGGGATTCCCAAACTTCGTCCGGCTCGCCCATGGAGACCCAAATGTCGGTATAGATGACATCGGCATCCTTCGTTCCCTCTTTTACGTCTTCGGTGAAACGAATCGTTGCGCCCGATTCTTTTGCGAAGCCTTCTGCTTTTTTAATAAGCTCTTGTGTCGGCATCAATTCTTTCGGGCCGCAGCCGGTGAAGTTTACACCCAATTTTGCACAGGTGATCAACAGCGAGTTAGAGACGTTGTTACGGCAGTCACCCATGAAGACGAAATTAATGCCCTTCAAATAGCCGAAGTTTTCCTGAATGGTCAACATATCCGCAATCATTTGGGTCGGATGGAACTCGTCGGTTAAACCGTTCCATACCGGGACGCCCGAATCCTCAGCAAGGGTTTCAACCATTTTCTGATCGAAACCGCGATATTCAATACCATCGTAGAAACGACCCAGAACCTTAGCGGTATCGGAAATGGATTCCTTCTTGCCCATCTGGCTCGAACCCGGATCCAGGTACGTTACGCCCATGCCCAGGTCGCGTCCGGCAACTTCAAAAGAGCAGCGCGTACGAGTGGAGGTCTTTTCGAACAGAAGAACAATGTTCTTTCCTTCGAGGTAACGATGCGGCGTATGGGTCATCTTCAGATCCTTGAATTTCTGACCTAAGTCGATCAAGTACTGAATTTCCGCCGGCGTATAATCCGATAACGTGAGAAAACTTCTTCCTTGCAGATTGATTGGCATACTTAACTCCTTTTATCATTATATTGTAAGAACAGCAATGCGTTTACTATAGAAAAACGCACCAGTCCTTTTATATCACATCTTGTCCGGTGAAGATACACCGATTAGGTCTAAAGCGTTGTGTAATACGTTTTTTACCGCCAAAACCAGTCCGACACGCTCATTCGTTGCTTCCGGATCGCTGTCATCGACGACTTTTGTTTCGCCATAGAAGCTATGGAAGGCGCCAGCAAATTGCATCAGGAAATTCGTAATCTTGTTCGGCTGACGCAGCTTTGCTGCCTCAGCGACCACATCCGGGAAGGAATCCAAAAGCTTAAGAAGAACGACTTCCTTTTCACTCGTTAAATGACGATAAGTTTCCTGCGGTTTGAATTCCGGCGCACGCTCCAACAGGGCTGCCGCACGAGCATGCGCATATTGAATGTAATACACCGGATTCTCATTGGAAGCTTTTTTGGCCAGACCAATATCGAATTCCATCTGCGCTTCCACCGCACGGCTGATAAAGAAATAGCGCGCAGCATCGACGCCGACTTCATCAATCAATTCGCGAATCGTTACGGCGTTGCCCGAACGCTTCGACATCTTGACCTCTTCCCCATCTTCCACCAGGTGAACCATTTGGATGATGTCCACTTCCAGATCGTCGCGCTCATAACCGAAGGCCATCAAAGCTGCCTTCATACGGTTGATATAGCCGTGATGGTCCGCACCCCACAGGTTGACCAGTTTTGTATAGCCGCGGTCGAATTTATAAAGATGATTTGCAATGTCCGGTGTCATATAGGTCAACAGGCCGTTTGCCTTGCGCAAGACACGGTTTTTATCGTCTCCCCAACGCGTGGTTTCCAGCCACAGTGCGCCGTCTTCTTCATAAACGATACCCAAGGCTTTCATCTTTTCGATGGCCTCATCGACCTTGCCGCAATCGTAGAGCCACTGTTCGCTGACCCAGGAGTCAAATTCACAGCGGAAATCACGCAATACGTCCTCAATTTTCGCAAGCTCTTCTTTGTAGCCTTTTTGTTTGAAAAACTCGGTACGACCTTCTTCTTTATCCAGCCATACGTCGCCCAATTCTTTGGCCAAATTCTCGCCGATCTGCTTCACATCATCTGCGTTATATCCATCTTCCGGGATGGCCACGTCACGTCCAAAATACTGTGCATAGCGCGCATATACCGACAAGCCGAGGTTTGTCATCTGGGCTCCGGCGTCGTTAATATAGTATTCGCGAAGCACATCATAACCACTTGCCTTCAACAGACGGCAGATGACATCGCCCCATACTGCACCGCGCGCATGGCCGAGGTGCAAATCCCCCGTCGGGTTGGCGCTGACATATTCCACCAAAATCGATAAACGCTTACCGCTGAAGTTTTGGCCGTATTTGTCCCCTTGCTCCAAAACTTTATTGACTATCTGAGCCAAAGAATCTTTTTTTAACCGGAAATTCAAATAACCCGGTCCGGCCACTTCCGCCGTCTCTAATAGATCCGATTTTTCCAACAGCAATTTTGCAAGCTCTTCAGCGATTTGACGAGGAGCACGCCTTAACTGCTTGGCCAACTGCATACAAACGGTGGTTGCATAGTCACCGAAATCCGTATTGCGTGGTACCTCAATCGGAATGGAATCCAGCTTCAACGAATAATGTTCTTCCAGAACATCGCTGATCAGTTTGCTCAGTTTTTCTTCATTCGTCATATTTCTCCGCCTTTTCCTTTGCTTTTCTCTTTCGTCGTAAAGAGAATGAAACACTACCAGTAACGCATCTATTGTACCACACTGGAACGACGGCTTTTCATCTGCTTCATCGAGAACTTTTCAGCTAATACTAATTTTGCACGTTGGCAGAAATGCTCGACCGATCGTTTTTTTGTCCCTTTATGATACACAGCAAGAATCGAAGTTACATTTTCTAATTGTCCCGCGGAAAAATACCGTAAGTTGGAAGAGGGTTGCAAAGACATCAGAGAAGAAAAGGTTTGAAAGGTTATACCTTTTCCACTCTCCACAAGACCTAATGCTGATGCCAAACTTGGTGCTTCAATCAATTCCTTCGGTTTCAGTCCATAATAGGAAAAAAACTGATTGGCAAAAAGACGAATGTTCTGCCATGGGCGTAATACGATGAAGGGCTCATCTATTAATTGTGAATAATCGATTTTTTCTGGATTAAAAGGAGAAAAGTCCGTGGCTTCATTATCCATGAATCCTTCTTTTTGTCTCGCAACGAGCATAATCGGATCTGCTGCCAATACCATATGTTCCAAATCCGGATCTTCCGGGATCATATTCGTCAGTAGAATATCCGCTTTTCTCTTTCGGATCATGTCGAGACATTCAAAAATCGGTCCCTCAGAAACTTCAAGATTAACCGTTGGATATTGGTTGGCAAAGGAAGGGATGACTTTAGGCAAAACGTATACGCCCAATAATGGAATAGTAGCGATCGAAAGAACGTCCGTTTCATTCTGATCATGGCCGATCAGCTTGCTTTTCATTTCTTTTTCCATGGCTAAAAATTTTTCCATATATGATAGATAAATTTTTCCCTGCTTCGTCAATTTTGTAGGCATAGCATCCCGATCAAAAAGAACAATTCCGAATTCATTTTCGACGCGCTTAATAAATCGACTTAGCGCGGGTTGAGAAATATAAAGTTGTTCTGCCGCACGGGTAAAATTTTGTGATTTTTCCACAGCTTTAACGTACGTATAGTAGCGACGATCAAACACCAGTGGCTACCTCCTTCTGTGTGGGATTCGATGTTCGTTTAGACCACACATTCATTGTAATGGATGTAAGGATAATGGCAGAACCTATTATTGCGCTAATTCCTGGTTTTTCTCCAATGAGCAACAAAACCCATACCGGCGTTAAAATCGGATCCAGTATCGGAATCAATACAGCTTCAAGCGCACTCAAACCTTTACTTGCATAGGCATATAAACCATAAGACAAAGCAATAAAAATACCGTTGAGCAGAACAAGCATCCAGTCGAGTCCAAACGTAAAAGGTACTTGTACAAGAAAAGGCAAGCCTACTATAGCGGTTAACATGTTGCCCATAAAAACGCAGACAATAGGATCATTGTTTTTCTGTTGACGCAAAAAAAGAGAAATGCCGGCAAAAAATATTCCATTGCCAACCGCGATCAGATTGCCCAGTGCGCTTCCTCCGCCGAACTGGTCAAGAAAAAAGAGAGCCATCCCGATGATAACGCCAAATAAGCAAAGAAAATCAGCACGACTCAATTTTTCTTTCCACCAGAAAAATGAAAAGAGGGCAACATAGATTGGTGCACAATATTGCATCATAATCGCCATTGCAGCGGTCGTCAGCTTGTTAGAACCGATAAAACTATAGGTGAAAAGGCAGTAACATATGGCATAGCCCAAAATAGCTCTGTCCAATTGTATTTTGTTTTTTCGTACAAATGGCCAGAGTAATAGCCCTGCCACAGCGCTGCGTCCACAGGCAATCGCTATGGCATTCCACGAGATCATTTTGACAAACAATCCGGAAAGACTCCAGATGAACGCAACGAGGATAGTCAGAAGAATAGATTTTTGACGCTGCATGATACACTTCCTAAAAGGGAAAGGCTTAAGCCTTTCCCTTTACACTTTACTCATAAGCACGCTTTAATGTATAAATAT
This window contains:
- a CDS encoding DMT family transporter → MQRQKSILLTILVAFIWSLSGLFVKMISWNAIAIACGRSAVAGLLLWPFVRKNKIQLDRAILGYAICYCLFTYSFIGSNKLTTAAMAIMMQYCAPIYVALFSFFWWKEKLSRADFLCLFGVIIGMALFFLDQFGGGSALGNLIAVGNGIFFAGISLFLRQQKNNDPIVCVFMGNMLTAIVGLPFLVQVPFTFGLDWMLVLLNGIFIALSYGLYAYASKGLSALEAVLIPILDPILTPVWVLLLIGEKPGISAIIGSAIILTSITMNVWSKRTSNPTQKEVATGV
- the argF gene encoding ornithine carbamoyltransferase, which encodes MPINLQGRSFLTLSDYTPAEIQYLIDLGQKFKDLKMTHTPHRYLEGKNIVLLFEKTSTRTRCSFEVAGRDLGMGVTYLDPGSSQMGKKESISDTAKVLGRFYDGIEYRGFDQKMVETLAEDSGVPVWNGLTDEFHPTQMIADMLTIQENFGYLKGINFVFMGDCRNNVSNSLLITCAKLGVNFTGCGPKELMPTQELIKKAEGFAKESGATIRFTEDVKEGTKDADVIYTDIWVSMGEPDEVWESRIHQLYPYKVNQKVIDNASEDVIFLHCLPSFHDLKTTIGEDVNKKFGKDFDLDGMEVNDEVFLGKHSKVFDQAENRMHTIKAVMFATLK
- the argS gene encoding arginine--tRNA ligase is translated as MTNEEKLSKLISDVLEEHYSLKLDSIPIEVPRNTDFGDYATTVCMQLAKQLRRAPRQIAEELAKLLLEKSDLLETAEVAGPGYLNFRLKKDSLAQIVNKVLEQGDKYGQNFSGKRLSILVEYVSANPTGDLHLGHARGAVWGDVICRLLKASGYDVLREYYINDAGAQMTNLGLSVYARYAQYFGRDVAIPEDGYNADDVKQIGENLAKELGDVWLDKEEGRTEFFKQKGYKEELAKIEDVLRDFRCEFDSWVSEQWLYDCGKVDEAIEKMKALGIVYEEDGALWLETTRWGDDKNRVLRKANGLLTYMTPDIANHLYKFDRGYTKLVNLWGADHHGYINRMKAALMAFGYERDDLEVDIIQMVHLVEDGEEVKMSKRSGNAVTIRELIDEVGVDAARYFFISRAVEAQMEFDIGLAKKASNENPVYYIQYAHARAAALLERAPEFKPQETYRHLTSEKEVVLLKLLDSFPDVVAEAAKLRQPNKITNFLMQFAGAFHSFYGETKVVDDSDPEATNERVGLVLAVKNVLHNALDLIGVSSPDKM
- a CDS encoding LysR family transcriptional regulator — translated: MFDRRYYTYVKAVEKSQNFTRAAEQLYISQPALSRFIKRVENEFGIVLFDRDAMPTKLTKQGKIYLSYMEKFLAMEKEMKSKLIGHDQNETDVLSIATIPLLGVYVLPKVIPSFANQYPTVNLEVSEGPIFECLDMIRKRKADILLTNMIPEDPDLEHMVLAADPIMLVARQKEGFMDNEATDFSPFNPEKIDYSQLIDEPFIVLRPWQNIRLFANQFFSYYGLKPKELIEAPSLASALGLVESGKGITFQTFSSLMSLQPSSNLRYFSAGQLENVTSILAVYHKGTKKRSVEHFCQRAKLVLAEKFSMKQMKSRRSSVVQ